A stretch of the Thermofilum adornatum genome encodes the following:
- a CDS encoding UbiD family decarboxylase, producing MSKVLMEQNISLDIRALLTHLDESGLLRKIPGQLALDYEAAWHIQQAQPYPVALDTPNGKVVANLLAKRENLSLVLGGGSDAEIYTRVARAMENPTSIRILEKPSLKETSVDLYKLPILKFFEKDAGRYITSGIFIAKDPETGAVNASIHRALVLDEENLAVRLVPRHLYQIHRKAEARGRNLPAAILIGAPPIMYLAAAMSPPFGVYEAEVANTLVNGALRGTDSFLEGVALPIPTEIIITGEFVAGKRVDEGPFVDILGTYDIVRKEPVFHVESISVRQDYLYYTILPSGYEHLLLMGFPREVAIYTVASKTAPGIKKVRLTPGGGGWLHAVISMEKTIEGDPKNVIMAAFAAHPSLKSVVVVDTDIDPDNPQDVEWALATRMQPDEDVIIIRGARGSSLDPSADQETLQTSKIGIDATRPLHKNPELFRKAKIPHPE from the coding sequence GTGTCTAAAGTACTCATGGAGCAAAATATTTCCCTTGATATTAGAGCACTTTTGACACATTTAGACGAATCTGGCCTGCTTAGAAAAATCCCGGGGCAACTCGCGCTAGACTATGAGGCCGCTTGGCACATCCAGCAGGCCCAGCCATACCCCGTAGCTCTCGATACGCCAAACGGAAAAGTTGTTGCAAATCTGCTTGCGAAACGGGAGAACCTGTCGCTGGTTCTAGGCGGAGGCTCCGACGCAGAGATATATACACGTGTAGCGAGAGCCATGGAAAACCCTACATCAATAAGGATTCTAGAAAAGCCCAGCCTCAAGGAAACGAGCGTCGATCTCTACAAGCTACCAATCCTTAAATTCTTCGAGAAGGATGCTGGAAGATACATTACTTCAGGCATATTCATAGCGAAAGACCCCGAGACAGGCGCAGTAAACGCGAGCATCCACAGAGCACTTGTACTAGACGAGGAAAACCTAGCAGTAAGGCTTGTCCCAAGGCACCTTTACCAGATACACAGGAAGGCAGAGGCGAGGGGACGGAACCTCCCAGCGGCCATACTCATAGGTGCACCACCGATAATGTATCTAGCGGCAGCAATGAGCCCGCCGTTTGGCGTCTACGAGGCCGAGGTCGCAAACACACTTGTAAACGGCGCCTTGAGGGGGACTGACAGCTTCCTTGAAGGAGTCGCGTTGCCTATTCCCACGGAAATAATAATAACCGGGGAATTCGTAGCTGGGAAACGGGTAGACGAGGGGCCATTCGTAGATATCCTCGGGACATACGACATAGTTAGGAAAGAGCCTGTTTTCCACGTTGAATCGATAAGTGTCAGGCAGGACTACCTGTACTATACTATTCTGCCTTCGGGCTACGAGCACCTGCTATTGATGGGTTTTCCAAGGGAAGTAGCAATCTACACAGTGGCGTCAAAGACAGCCCCAGGCATAAAAAAGGTTAGGCTCACGCCTGGGGGTGGAGGGTGGCTCCACGCAGTCATCTCGATGGAAAAAACAATAGAGGGCGACCCCAAAAACGTGATAATGGCGGCGTTCGCTGCACATCCCTCCCTGAAATCGGTAGTAGTTGTGGATACAGACATAGACCCCGACAATCCACAGGACGTTGAATGGGCGCTGGCTACAAGGATGCAGCCAGACGAGGACGTAATCATCATAAGGGGGGCAAGGGGGAGCAGCCTCGACCCGTCAGCAGACCAGGAAACACTTCAAACCTCGAAGATCGGCATAGACGCTACACGTCCACTACACAAAAACCCAGAGCTCTTCCGCAAAGCCAAGATCCCGCATCCAGAGTAG
- a CDS encoding transcription elongation factor Spt5 — translation MAEEKKVELSRFYALRVTQGQEYNVAYLLYRRATSGNYKVYSILVIPALKGLVFVESDALYEAQRLAYGLKHVRGVIGGAVSLAEMEKMLKPKPLVEQLNVGDLVEIIRGPFTGMRGKIVGIDKSRNEVKVELAEAVFVLPVTISAEDLKVIKKAEGES, via the coding sequence TTGGCAGAGGAGAAGAAGGTTGAGCTCTCCCGTTTCTACGCGCTGAGGGTAACCCAGGGCCAGGAATACAACGTTGCCTATCTCCTGTATAGACGTGCAACCTCTGGAAACTACAAGGTGTACTCGATACTCGTTATCCCCGCACTTAAGGGCCTAGTGTTTGTTGAAAGCGACGCCCTCTACGAGGCACAAAGGCTTGCCTATGGCCTGAAACATGTCAGGGGCGTCATAGGGGGCGCGGTTAGCCTCGCCGAAATGGAGAAAATGCTGAAGCCCAAGCCACTTGTGGAACAGCTTAATGTTGGCGACCTTGTAGAAATAATTAGGGGCCCCTTCACTGGAATGCGTGGCAAAATTGTGGGCATCGACAAGTCAAGGAACGAGGTAAAAGTAGAATTGGCCGAGGCTGTCTTTGTTTTACCAGTTACAATAAGTGCCGAAGACTTAAAGGTCATAAAGAAGGCAGAGGGAGAGTCTTAA
- a CDS encoding SecE/sec61-gamma family protein translocase subunit, protein MSSKSGKLSDTIIRLLRMVSRPEPEEYKMMLRVVLIGLGLLGTIGFVFQLMGSFLEFAGLGGISREYVLLGGIIIIVVILVLAVYLRRREEI, encoded by the coding sequence ATGAGTAGCAAAAGTGGCAAACTCAGCGACACAATTATCCGGCTATTGAGGATGGTTTCACGCCCAGAACCAGAAGAATACAAGATGATGCTACGAGTAGTGCTAATTGGTCTGGGCCTCCTAGGAACCATAGGCTTCGTATTCCAGCTGATGGGCTCGTTCCTAGAATTTGCTGGCCTGGGAGGCATCTCTAGGGAATACGTACTCCTAGGAGGAATAATCATCATAGTGGTAATCCTCGTCCTCGCCGTCTATCTACGCAGACGCGAAGAAATATAG
- the argF gene encoding ornithine carbamoyltransferase: MKKRDLLTLRDFSREEILALLQDSILLKKLRNAGAKYLNLLSGKTVAMIFEKPSTRTRASFTVAAYELGAFPVSYSSNELQLARGEPVKDVARVLSRYHDLIAARVYRHEDLEELARYSSVPVVNLLSDKYHPLQSLADYMTILEKKGKIDGVKITFVGDGTDNVLNSLIIAGVKLGAKITVASPRDYMPREDLVGKEYLSKIQVTEDPYEAVKDADVIYTDVFVSMGQEKEKEARLKAFLPRYQVNSELLKHVGREDFIVMHCLPAHRGEEITDEVVESKNSVVFDQAENRLHTSKAVLLHLLYPEWTKYLGKQPLHQ; encoded by the coding sequence GTGAAGAAAAGAGACCTGTTAACCTTGAGAGATTTCTCTAGAGAAGAGATACTTGCACTTCTACAAGACTCAATCCTGCTCAAAAAGCTTAGAAATGCAGGTGCAAAGTACCTGAATCTATTATCCGGGAAAACAGTTGCAATGATTTTTGAGAAGCCCTCTACAAGGACCCGCGCCTCATTTACTGTCGCCGCATATGAACTTGGGGCGTTCCCCGTAAGCTACTCCTCTAACGAGTTGCAGCTTGCCAGGGGAGAACCCGTAAAAGATGTTGCGCGCGTCTTGTCCAGGTACCACGACCTCATAGCTGCCAGGGTTTATCGGCACGAGGATCTAGAGGAGCTTGCAAGATATTCAAGTGTTCCAGTTGTTAACCTGCTGAGCGATAAGTATCACCCGTTACAGTCGCTAGCCGACTATATGACTATCCTGGAGAAGAAGGGCAAGATAGACGGAGTAAAGATTACGTTTGTAGGGGACGGCACGGACAATGTTCTCAATTCGCTTATAATTGCTGGAGTCAAGCTTGGAGCCAAGATTACAGTGGCGTCTCCAAGAGATTACATGCCCAGGGAGGATCTAGTTGGAAAAGAGTATTTGTCCAAGATCCAGGTTACGGAAGACCCATATGAGGCTGTGAAGGACGCGGACGTTATCTATACGGACGTGTTTGTGAGCATGGGGCAAGAAAAAGAGAAGGAGGCCAGGCTCAAGGCTTTTCTCCCAAGGTACCAGGTAAACAGCGAGCTTTTGAAACACGTGGGGAGGGAAGACTTTATCGTGATGCACTGCCTGCCTGCGCATAGGGGCGAAGAGATAACCGACGAGGTTGTAGAGTCGAAAAACAGCGTGGTGTTTGATCAGGCCGAAAACAGGTTGCATACGTCTAAGGCTGTTCTCCTTCACCTGCTGTACCCAGAGTGGACCAAGTATCTGGGCAAACAGCCCTTACATCAGTAA
- the serS gene encoding serine--tRNA ligase, whose translation MWSMLYLLRNNPQRLIDNMKARFLDTGLVEEAIRLDTEWRAKKKEYDEAKHELNVVSSRIRTAQGEEREQILAKARELSRKVDNIEKELAELEAKRDEVLKKLPNVIHETVPIGPDESYNQPVRYWGKPKVYSGDVEAFLKETKEKGFNVDYEVIDWKPLGHADFLESKGLTNTQKAGEVAGARFYYMFNDLLWLELALEMYALEFLASQGFTILLPPYMLRREVLEGVISFEDFRDMVYKIDGEELYLIGTAEHPIAALHSGDVIPEKDLPLLYAGLSPSFRKEAGAHGKDTKGIFRVHHFEKVEQFVFSHPDESWKWHEKLIENAEKLWQGLEIPYRVVNIASGDLGMVAAKKYDLEAWMPAQAKYREMVSCSNCTDWQSYRLNIRYAEYKGGVTKGYVHTLNSTALAIQRTICAIVENHQTKDGYVKVPKVLHKYLEHVEKNLKVLVLE comes from the coding sequence ATGTGGTCGATGCTGTATCTTTTAAGGAACAATCCCCAGCGTCTCATAGACAACATGAAGGCTAGGTTTCTGGATACGGGTCTGGTGGAGGAGGCTATAAGGCTTGACACTGAGTGGAGGGCGAAGAAGAAGGAGTATGACGAGGCAAAACACGAACTGAATGTTGTCTCCTCCCGCATCAGGACGGCGCAAGGCGAGGAGAGGGAACAGATCCTGGCCAAGGCACGTGAATTGAGCAGGAAAGTTGACAATATCGAGAAAGAGCTGGCCGAGCTCGAGGCAAAGAGAGACGAGGTTTTGAAAAAGTTGCCAAATGTTATCCACGAGACAGTCCCCATCGGTCCCGACGAAAGCTATAACCAGCCAGTGAGATACTGGGGAAAGCCGAAGGTTTACAGTGGAGACGTTGAAGCATTCTTGAAGGAAACCAAGGAGAAGGGCTTCAACGTTGACTATGAGGTAATTGACTGGAAACCGCTGGGCCACGCAGATTTTCTGGAAAGCAAAGGGCTCACAAACACTCAGAAGGCAGGCGAAGTTGCAGGAGCAAGATTCTACTACATGTTCAACGACCTTTTGTGGCTCGAACTCGCGCTAGAAATGTATGCACTGGAATTCCTGGCTTCGCAGGGATTCACTATACTTCTGCCACCCTACATGCTTAGACGTGAAGTCTTGGAGGGAGTGATAAGCTTCGAGGACTTCCGAGACATGGTCTATAAGATTGATGGCGAAGAACTGTACCTGATCGGCACAGCCGAGCACCCGATAGCCGCGCTACACTCAGGGGACGTTATACCAGAAAAAGACTTGCCACTACTTTATGCTGGCCTCAGTCCATCGTTTAGGAAAGAGGCTGGCGCTCATGGAAAAGACACCAAGGGAATCTTCAGGGTCCACCACTTCGAAAAGGTAGAACAGTTCGTCTTCTCGCATCCCGACGAGAGCTGGAAATGGCATGAAAAGCTGATAGAGAACGCCGAGAAATTGTGGCAGGGACTAGAGATACCCTACCGGGTCGTCAACATAGCTTCTGGAGATCTAGGAATGGTGGCCGCCAAAAAGTATGACTTAGAAGCATGGATGCCTGCCCAGGCTAAGTACAGAGAAATGGTGTCATGCTCGAACTGCACTGATTGGCAAAGCTACAGGCTTAACATAAGGTATGCTGAATACAAAGGAGGTGTAACGAAGGGTTATGTCCACACCCTAAACAGCACCGCCCTCGCTATTCAGCGGACAATCTGTGCTATAGTGGAAAACCACCAGACAAAGGACGGCTACGTAAAGGTACCGAAAGTACTTCATAAATACCTAGAACATGTAGAGAAAAACCTTAAGGTACTTGTACTTGAATAG
- a CDS encoding translation initiation factor IF-5A — MSTRPEEAGNIKVGSFIVIDGEPCKVVEVEKSKTGKHGSAKARIVGIGFFDGSKRSIVVPTDARVEVPVIRKFTAQVVAIVGDNLQLMNLEDYSTFEMPMPQEEELKSKLSEGVEVEVWEVMGRPKIMRIRT; from the coding sequence ATGAGTACACGACCCGAGGAAGCTGGAAACATCAAGGTTGGATCGTTCATAGTTATCGACGGTGAACCTTGCAAGGTAGTTGAAGTCGAGAAAAGCAAAACAGGAAAACATGGATCCGCGAAGGCCAGGATAGTGGGCATAGGCTTCTTTGACGGAAGCAAAAGAAGCATCGTTGTGCCAACAGACGCACGCGTAGAGGTCCCAGTGATAAGGAAGTTCACTGCACAAGTCGTTGCTATTGTTGGTGACAACCTACAGTTGATGAACCTGGAAGACTACTCTACATTTGAGATGCCGATGCCACAGGAAGAAGAACTAAAGTCAAAGCTCAGCGAGGGCGTTGAGGTCGAAGTCTGGGAAGTAATGGGCAGACCAAAGATAATGAGGATTAGGACTTAG
- a CDS encoding pantetheine-phosphate adenylyltransferase: MLTQIFSWLTPEGCVLPQKECKIGLVGGTFSLLHRGHRHLLRYAASKSEKLIVGVTSDEYIRKNQKSHPVEPYELRALSVILFLMHVDPSLNILVVPIDDEYGPALTEVEADCIFVSEETFSGAVKVNLARRARGLKPLKVYSVELIGHEGEKLSSTTLWRKILSRQTRGDFSPYSFNKENY, from the coding sequence GTGCTGACACAAATTTTCTCCTGGCTTACACCTGAGGGATGCGTACTGCCACAAAAAGAGTGCAAAATTGGGCTTGTCGGTGGCACTTTTTCTCTCCTTCACCGGGGACATAGACACCTTCTGAGATATGCGGCCAGCAAGTCTGAGAAACTTATAGTTGGCGTGACTAGCGACGAATATATTAGGAAAAACCAAAAAAGTCATCCAGTAGAGCCATACGAGCTGAGAGCGTTATCCGTGATTCTATTCTTGATGCACGTTGACCCCTCGCTAAACATACTCGTAGTGCCAATCGACGATGAGTATGGACCAGCTTTAACAGAGGTGGAGGCTGACTGTATTTTCGTAAGCGAAGAAACATTCTCAGGCGCTGTAAAGGTAAACCTGGCCAGGAGAGCGAGGGGTCTAAAACCTCTCAAGGTGTATTCCGTTGAGCTCATAGGACATGAGGGAGAAAAACTCTCAAGTACAACGTTATGGAGAAAAATATTAAGCAGACAGACTAGAGGCGATTTTTCTCCGTATAGCTTCAACAAGGAAAATTACTAA
- a CDS encoding MraY family glycosyltransferase, with product MPEAFLGVLLSSIVAFLVVKIATPKIIKLHLEHGLSRPDAHKPGNPLVAHSGGVALFIGFVSGLILFMLFYPLDASSLAKLVGVALSAGIGFAIGYIDDKKILGGLTKTILSVFTFVPLAVIGFLYPKAIEWGRPVVPIIGRMRMTIIYWLLLPVSVAGTANVVNMLDVLNGIVPGTSIVIFTTLAIISLLKGDTLLFVLTVVSLAVLLAYYPFNAYPARIFNGDSGSLFLGALLGAIAVAFHLEFVVLVLLLPHILNGLFVLVSFRGFREHREIKVRPVLVENGILRSNPDPKAPLTLTRLILHFSGPLTEKEVAEMYIWLEVVAAFLAFLSYLLTPVG from the coding sequence ATGCCGGAAGCCTTTTTAGGTGTCTTGCTGTCGTCTATCGTAGCTTTTCTAGTGGTAAAGATAGCCACACCTAAAATAATTAAGCTGCACTTGGAGCACGGCCTAAGCCGGCCCGATGCACATAAGCCTGGAAATCCTCTCGTTGCGCACAGCGGAGGCGTAGCCCTCTTTATAGGCTTTGTATCTGGACTGATATTGTTCATGCTTTTCTATCCTCTGGACGCATCTTCTCTAGCAAAACTAGTTGGAGTCGCCCTCAGCGCTGGGATAGGTTTCGCTATAGGATACATAGATGACAAAAAAATCCTGGGAGGACTGACGAAAACTATTCTAAGCGTTTTTACATTTGTTCCACTAGCCGTCATAGGTTTTCTTTACCCAAAAGCTATCGAATGGGGCAGACCAGTAGTTCCAATAATTGGCAGGATGAGAATGACAATAATATACTGGCTCCTCCTACCTGTCTCCGTTGCCGGCACGGCAAACGTCGTCAACATGCTTGATGTTTTAAACGGCATTGTCCCAGGCACGTCAATAGTCATATTTACAACACTTGCCATAATCAGTTTACTGAAAGGAGACACGCTTCTCTTTGTACTAACAGTAGTATCTCTAGCCGTTCTACTCGCCTATTATCCTTTCAACGCTTACCCTGCGAGGATATTTAACGGGGACAGCGGTAGTCTCTTCCTGGGCGCTCTTCTTGGAGCAATTGCCGTAGCTTTCCACCTGGAGTTCGTTGTCCTGGTTCTTCTGTTGCCACATATACTTAATGGTCTCTTTGTTCTAGTGAGCTTTAGGGGCTTCAGGGAGCATCGGGAAATAAAAGTGAGGCCGGTTCTTGTAGAGAACGGGATATTAAGGTCTAACCCAGACCCAAAGGCACCTCTGACCTTAACTAGACTGATTCTGCATTTCTCTGGGCCGTTAACTGAGAAAGAGGTTGCTGAAATGTACATATGGTTGGAAGTTGTAGCAGCTTTCCTTGCTTTTCTGTCCTATTTGTTAACACCGGTGGGGTGA
- a CDS encoding deoxyhypusine synthase codes for MNESEKIKIRRELLREPVTDIRLADIAEASEKLMEKYKQMGGFSVKYLVRAADILVDAITTSSKIALAFPANLVSTGLRGIIADMVNKGICELLMTTGGTFDHDIARGTGNNYYIGEFAMDDVFLKELEIHRLGNILIPVENYGPPIERFVHEMLEELIKIKDTWTTSELAHESGKRLRDESSILRAVYERNKLLFAPGVLDSAFGTAIFTFNEEQRLRPNAKQVKLDLLEDERKISEYIYSVDNLTGIILGGGISKHHLIWWSQFRGGLDYAVQITSAPEWDGSLSGAQTREAISWGKIKPQAKHVTVPGDVTILFPVLMGYVAKKTGVV; via the coding sequence GTGAATGAAAGCGAGAAGATAAAAATCCGTCGAGAACTCTTGCGTGAGCCAGTTACAGACATTAGGCTAGCCGACATAGCTGAAGCCTCGGAAAAATTAATGGAGAAGTATAAACAGATGGGAGGCTTCTCGGTAAAATACCTAGTGAGAGCCGCAGATATACTGGTCGATGCGATCACCACCTCTAGCAAGATTGCGTTGGCTTTTCCAGCAAACCTTGTCTCTACGGGCTTAAGGGGCATCATAGCCGATATGGTCAATAAAGGGATATGTGAACTACTCATGACGACTGGCGGCACTTTCGACCATGACATTGCACGAGGAACAGGGAACAACTACTATATAGGCGAATTCGCGATGGACGACGTCTTTCTAAAAGAGCTCGAAATACATAGGCTGGGAAACATCCTTATTCCCGTCGAAAACTATGGCCCGCCAATTGAGCGTTTCGTCCACGAGATGCTCGAGGAACTAATAAAAATAAAAGATACATGGACAACCAGCGAGCTTGCACATGAGTCTGGTAAAAGACTCAGAGACGAGTCATCTATTCTCAGAGCCGTCTATGAGAGAAACAAGCTCCTGTTTGCACCCGGAGTTCTCGATTCTGCATTTGGAACCGCCATATTTACCTTTAACGAGGAGCAACGCCTCAGACCCAACGCCAAGCAAGTCAAGCTTGACTTGCTAGAAGACGAGAGAAAAATCTCCGAATACATATACAGTGTTGACAACTTGACGGGTATAATTCTTGGCGGCGGCATATCTAAGCACCACCTTATTTGGTGGTCACAGTTCCGAGGTGGACTAGACTATGCAGTCCAAATTACTTCGGCTCCAGAGTGGGACGGGAGCTTGTCTGGAGCACAGACCAGGGAGGCAATAAGCTGGGGAAAAATAAAGCCTCAGGCCAAACATGTGACAGTGCCGGGGGATGTAACTATATTGTTCCCAGTGTTGATGGGTTACGTAGCCAAAAAAACAGGTGTTGTCTAG
- the spt4 gene encoding transcription elongation factor subunit Spt4, translating to MAKKRKLPLKACVKCKTLVQDTVEVCPICGSREFTEEWDGFIAVIDPEKSEAAKMLSISQKGVFSIKVH from the coding sequence GTGGCTAAGAAACGTAAGCTCCCGTTAAAGGCATGTGTAAAGTGTAAAACGCTTGTCCAGGACACTGTAGAGGTTTGCCCCATATGCGGGTCTAGAGAGTTCACCGAGGAGTGGGATGGCTTTATAGCGGTGATTGACCCAGAGAAGTCTGAAGCCGCTAAAATGCTGTCGATAAGTCAGAAAGGAGTGTTCAGTATAAAGGTGCACTAG
- a CDS encoding DNA-directed RNA polymerase, with protein sequence MYKLVELQDVIRIPPRMFGRPLKEVALEILKEEFEGRVIQGIGMVVTVLDVDVSEYGYLTWGDGAPYHDVRFKALVYSAVNNEIVEGEVVLVENIGLTVRLGPVDGFVHKSQIYPSKNITYDRENGVVLIQDEKGTRTIRKGDIVRARVVGIAYDEQKGQLKIRLTMRQPYLGKLEFIKELIEKSKTQQAGEKSG encoded by the coding sequence GTGTACAAGTTAGTAGAGCTTCAAGACGTAATTAGGATTCCTCCGAGAATGTTTGGCAGACCCCTAAAAGAGGTTGCACTAGAGATTTTGAAAGAGGAGTTTGAGGGCAGAGTTATCCAGGGAATCGGGATGGTTGTCACAGTTTTGGATGTGGATGTATCTGAGTATGGCTATTTGACTTGGGGGGATGGCGCGCCATATCACGATGTGAGGTTCAAGGCATTGGTTTATAGTGCTGTCAATAACGAGATTGTTGAGGGAGAAGTTGTCCTCGTTGAAAATATTGGCCTAACTGTGAGGCTAGGACCCGTTGATGGCTTTGTGCACAAGTCACAGATCTATCCATCGAAGAACATAACGTATGATCGAGAAAATGGCGTGGTTCTTATACAGGACGAAAAGGGTACCAGGACGATAAGGAAGGGCGACATTGTCAGGGCGAGAGTAGTTGGTATTGCTTACGATGAGCAGAAAGGTCAGCTAAAAATTAGGTTGACGATGCGTCAGCCCTACTTGGGCAAGTTAGAGTTTATTAAGGAGCTTATCGAAAAGTCTAAGACGCAGCAAGCCGGTGAAAAGAGTGGCTAA
- a CDS encoding DNA cytosine methyltransferase, with protein sequence MKVLDLFAGAGGFSRGFHQEGFEIVGAVELDSNAASSFALNFPKAHVFVNDIRELHSLDILSKLGEKPDVIIGGPPCEGYTRANPKREKEPLNRLYVDPLGSLVLHFIRIVGDLEPEVFVMENVPGILDGGLGEVIREEFARVGYSEVYFNVLKAEDYGTPSHRVRVFISNKKIAPKKTGRQVTVWEAIGDLPPPDPYYEIPNHEPVSLSTGKLKRIAKLKWGEPLIHYRGYGKRVLGNLVRLHPYRPSPTVMGSTRFVHPFENRLLTVREQARLMGFPDSHVFVGSKDSQFNQVGEAVPVPLARAIAGEIRKIL encoded by the coding sequence ATGAAGGTCTTAGACCTGTTTGCCGGCGCTGGGGGGTTTAGCAGGGGGTTTCATCAGGAAGGGTTCGAAATTGTGGGGGCTGTAGAGCTGGACAGTAATGCTGCCTCCTCTTTTGCCCTGAACTTTCCTAAGGCCCATGTATTCGTGAACGACATAAGGGAGCTACACTCACTGGATATTTTGAGTAAGCTTGGGGAAAAGCCAGATGTAATTATCGGGGGTCCACCGTGTGAAGGCTATACGAGGGCTAACCCCAAGAGAGAAAAAGAGCCGCTAAACAGGCTTTATGTGGACCCGCTTGGATCTCTTGTCCTACATTTTATCCGTATTGTCGGGGACCTAGAGCCAGAAGTCTTCGTAATGGAAAATGTTCCGGGAATTCTTGACGGTGGACTAGGTGAAGTTATTAGGGAAGAATTTGCACGCGTCGGATATTCAGAAGTATACTTCAATGTGCTAAAGGCTGAGGACTATGGAACCCCTTCTCATCGTGTACGCGTATTTATCTCTAACAAAAAGATAGCCCCGAAAAAGACGGGCAGACAGGTTACTGTTTGGGAGGCGATAGGCGACCTGCCGCCGCCTGACCCATATTATGAAATTCCAAATCATGAGCCAGTCTCCCTGAGCACGGGGAAGCTCAAGAGAATAGCAAAACTGAAGTGGGGCGAACCACTGATACATTACAGAGGCTACGGAAAACGTGTACTAGGGAACTTGGTTAGGCTACACCCTTATCGACCTTCTCCCACCGTGATGGGGTCTACACGGTTTGTTCATCCGTTTGAAAACAGGCTTTTAACGGTACGTGAGCAGGCACGATTGATGGGGTTCCCAGATAGCCATGTTTTCGTTGGAAGCAAGGATTCACAGTTCAACCAGGTTGGGGAAGCTGTCCCAGTGCCGCTGGCGCGTGCAATAGCTGGAGAGATAAGAAAGATCCTATGA
- a CDS encoding RecB-family nuclease, whose protein sequence is MLDKFIPVLHNTNSSQRVADTARIAFGLGYKTLVISKAVGPAAQIGLPEAQKLAIRYNANIIFLSDLSEVIELLQPDVTLVVVPGKYGGANLSETLSKLSQRLSEIKKVLLVFGGSEPGLTQKEMKLGEVVHPDRVIEDIGTVGTVAITLYTVSQTIQTRQV, encoded by the coding sequence ATGCTTGACAAATTCATACCGGTGCTCCACAACACCAATAGTTCACAGCGTGTAGCAGACACTGCCAGAATAGCCTTCGGCCTAGGATACAAGACACTAGTTATATCTAAGGCAGTAGGGCCGGCGGCACAGATAGGGCTCCCCGAGGCGCAGAAACTTGCGATCCGCTACAATGCAAATATAATTTTTCTCTCGGACCTGTCAGAAGTAATAGAGCTTCTACAGCCAGACGTAACCCTAGTGGTTGTGCCAGGCAAGTATGGAGGAGCGAATCTCTCGGAGACACTTAGCAAACTATCCCAGAGGCTTAGCGAGATAAAGAAAGTGCTCCTAGTTTTCGGAGGCTCAGAGCCCGGGCTTACCCAGAAAGAAATGAAGCTTGGAGAGGTAGTACACCCGGACAGGGTAATAGAAGATATAGGCACCGTCGGAACAGTAGCAATAACGCTTTACACGGTGTCACAGACAATACAGACTAGACAAGTCTGA
- a CDS encoding 50S ribosomal protein L37e, with protein sequence MVKGTTSFGKRGKKITHIRCRRCGHHSYNIRKGYCAHCGFGKSKRIRKYSWQNKKTVTRIRLV encoded by the coding sequence ATGGTTAAGGGTACAACATCTTTCGGCAAAAGGGGTAAAAAGATCACACATATACGTTGCCGCCGGTGTGGACACCACAGCTACAACATTAGGAAGGGCTACTGTGCGCACTGCGGCTTTGGAAAGTCTAAAAGGATTCGAAAATACAGCTGGCAGAACAAGAAAACAGTTACACGCATCAGACTTGTCTAG
- a CDS encoding LSm family protein: MEEGTISILAESLGKNVLVRLKGGREIRGLLKSYDYHLNLVLENAEEIKNAKTRQLGTIIVRGDNVILVSPVP; this comes from the coding sequence ATGGAAGAGGGGACAATCTCGATCCTAGCAGAATCTTTGGGCAAAAACGTGCTTGTAAGGCTAAAGGGTGGAAGAGAGATACGTGGGCTCCTAAAAAGCTATGACTACCACTTGAACCTTGTTCTAGAAAATGCCGAAGAAATAAAGAACGCCAAGACCAGGCAGCTAGGCACCATAATTGTTAGGGGGGATAACGTGATCCTGGTTTCCCCAGTCCCGTGA
- a CDS encoding ribbon-helix-helix domain-containing protein, whose protein sequence is MMSKEGDLVKVNFRLSVEDYNRALELVKRGEYSSMSELVRHAVTLLINEYKNSQRP, encoded by the coding sequence ATGATGAGCAAGGAAGGCGACCTGGTAAAGGTTAATTTTCGCCTGAGCGTTGAGGACTATAATAGGGCGCTTGAACTCGTTAAAAGGGGAGAATACTCCTCTATGAGTGAACTCGTCAGACACGCAGTCACGCTACTAATAAATGAGTACAAAAACTCTCAGCGTCCCTGA